The Acidimicrobiales bacterium sequence ATCGAGGTGACGACGCCCGAGGCCGAGCTGCCCCTCCCCGACCGCGACGGGTGCGAGGTGCGCTGGTCCGTGCTCGACCCGACGCACGCCCCGGGTACCGCGCTTCTCCCGCCCGTCGTGGCCGCGGAGATCGGGCCGGACGATCGCGTGTGGGCCGCCGGCGAGGCCGCGGGGGTGCAACGCATCCGCAAGCACCTGAAGGAACGGGACGTCCCCCGTCAACACACGACGGTGCGGGGCTACTGGAAGGTGCCGCGGGACTAACCGAGGTCGGGGGCGATCGGGTCGAATCCGAGCAGGTCCTCGATCCAGGCCGTGGTGACGAGCGTGCCCAGGTCGTCGAGCTGATGCCCGACGATCTGGAGGCCGACGGGCATCCCATCCGCGGTGAACCCCGCGTTGGTGGTGCCGGCCGGGCGCCGGGTGACGTTGAAGCCGTAGGTGTAGCTCACCCACGCGGTCGTCTCCTCGCCGTCGATCGTGCCGTTGCGCTCGGAGACGGGCGTCTGCCCGGCGACCGTCGGCGAGAGCAGCGCGTCGAAGCCGGCCATCGTCTCGGCGAGCCCGATCGACAGGGCCTGGGCCTGACTGCGCGCCGTCTCCACCGAGTCGGGCGTGAGGATGCCGTCGGCGACCGAGAGGATCTCCTGGAGCCCGGGCGTCACCATGGCGAACTGGGCCGGGTCGTTCATCGCCTCCCGGAAGACGGGCACCATGCCGCCGTAGAAGAGGAGGGCGAACGGGCCCATGAGGTCCTCGAACACGGGTCCGACCTCCACCACCTCCACACCGGCATCGGCGATGCGATCGACGGCGGCTCGACAGACACCGTGGATCTCCGAGTCCGGCGCCTGGCCCTCGATCGAGGGCGCCCAGAGCACCCGCTTCGGCGCGTGCGGGTCGGCGAGCGCCTCGCGATACGAACGTGCGGGCGCGTCGAGCGAGCGCAGATCGCCGGGCGCGGGGCCGGCAACGACGTCGAGGGCGAGGGCGACGTCACGGATCCGGCGGGCCATCGGTCCGACCGTCGACAGGTCGCCGGCCCCCATCGGCGCGGGACCACCCGGCACGCGGCCCTGCGACGGCTTGTGGCCAGACATGCCCGTCAGCGCGGACGGGATGCGGATCGAGCCGCCACCATCGGACCCGGTGGCGAGCGGCACCATGCCCGAGGCGATCGCGGACGACGTGCCACCGGAGGAACCACCGGGTGAACGCTCGACGTTCCACGGATTGAGCGTGGCGCCGAACACCGGGTTGTACGTGTCGCCGATCCAACCGGCCTCGGGCGTGTTGGTCTTGCCGAGGACGACGCAGCCGGCCGCCCGCAGGCGAGCGACCTCGGTGGAATCGGCGCTCGCCGGGTCGCGCCCGCCGGTCACGAGCGAGCCGCGGCTCGTGACGAACCCCTTGGCGTCCTCCAGGTCCTTCACGCCGATCGGAATGCCGGCGAGCGGCCCCACGTCCTCCCCCGCCGCGAGCCGGCGGTCGATCGTCGCCGCCTGCGATCGGGCGTCGTCGGCATTGACCGCGACGAAGGCGTTGAGGGTCGGGTTGAGCGCGTCGATCCGTTCGAGCGCGGCGTTGGTGACCTCGGCCGCGCTCAACTCGTGGTCTCTCACCCGGCGGGCAAGCTCCTGGACGGTGAGGGAACGGAAGTCGGGGACGCTCATCGAGGCTCCTCGGGTCTGCGGCGTGCAGCGACAGTAGGCGCGGAGGCCGGAGACGTCAGGCGCCGCGACTCAGTCGTCGATCGCGGCGCGGGCGACGAGCCGGCGGATCGCGTCCGCCTCACTCGGCCGCACGTTGCGGTCGAGCAGGCGCCGGTCGCCGACGACGCGGAGCACGCGCTGCGCCTCGGGCCGGCCGGCGTGGCGCAGAAACGCGCGTACGAAGAGCGATCGGCCGAACTCGAGGAGGCGACGTTCGGGGCCGGTGCTGTCCACCTCGCTGGTGGCGGTGATGACCCAGGTGCTCGCCACGTCCGCCGCGGCCGGGCCGGCCGTGGCGTTGTCCCAGTCGATCACGATCGGTCCGTGCTCGGTGAGCATCACGTTGTCGGGATGGAGGTCGAGATGCAGGAGCGACGGGCCCGGGCCGAAGGGCATCTCGAGGTCGACGTCCGGCAGCGGGATCTCGGCGAGCCGCCGGTGGAGATCGGCCAGGGTCCTGGCGAACGTGAGGACCTTCCACGGCCGGCGGCCGAACTCGTCGAGCATCGTGGGGGCGTCGATCCGCTCCATCACGAGGTCGCCGGCTTCGGCGTGCTCGACCCGCGGCACGGGGTAGCCGTGGTCGTGGAGATGGCGCATCACGGTCGCCGAGAGCGCGGTCGACGCGCCGGTGCGGTTGCGACGCAGGACGAGGCCGCCACCGACGTCGTACACGTCCGCCGCCCGCCCCTCCCCGATCAGCGGCCCCGGTGTGGTCATGGCCGCGACGGTAGTCTCGGCCCCGTGCCGCTGGTGACGTGCCCCCATTGTGACGAGGACGAGAACCTCGAGGGCGCCACGGTCGACGGCACGATCACGATCACCTGCGGCGAGTGCGGAGCCGTCTGGGATCGCGACATGACGCCGAAGTGCTCGACCTGCGGGCGCACCGATGTGCGCGAGGCGCTCCAGGCGATCCTCG is a genomic window containing:
- a CDS encoding phosphotransferase: MTTPGPLIGEGRAADVYDVGGGLVLRRNRTGASTALSATVMRHLHDHGYPVPRVEHAEAGDLVMERIDAPTMLDEFGRRPWKVLTFARTLADLHRRLAEIPLPDVDLEMPFGPGPSLLHLDLHPDNVMLTEHGPIVIDWDNATAGPAAADVASTWVITATSEVDSTGPERRLLEFGRSLFVRAFLRHAGRPEAQRVLRVVGDRRLLDRNVRPSEADAIRRLVARAAIDD
- a CDS encoding amidase family protein; this encodes MSVPDFRSLTVQELARRVRDHELSAAEVTNAALERIDALNPTLNAFVAVNADDARSQAATIDRRLAAGEDVGPLAGIPIGVKDLEDAKGFVTSRGSLVTGGRDPASADSTEVARLRAAGCVVLGKTNTPEAGWIGDTYNPVFGATLNPWNVERSPGGSSGGTSSAIASGMVPLATGSDGGGSIRIPSALTGMSGHKPSQGRVPGGPAPMGAGDLSTVGPMARRIRDVALALDVVAGPAPGDLRSLDAPARSYREALADPHAPKRVLWAPSIEGQAPDSEIHGVCRAAVDRIADAGVEVVEVGPVFEDLMGPFALLFYGGMVPVFREAMNDPAQFAMVTPGLQEILSVADGILTPDSVETARSQAQALSIGLAETMAGFDALLSPTVAGQTPVSERNGTIDGEETTAWVSYTYGFNVTRRPAGTTNAGFTADGMPVGLQIVGHQLDDLGTLVTTAWIEDLLGFDPIAPDLG